From a region of the Carettochelys insculpta isolate YL-2023 chromosome 29, ASM3395843v1, whole genome shotgun sequence genome:
- the LOC142003200 gene encoding adhesion G protein-coupled receptor E3-like yields the protein MGTQGVVHPFVFLLMILVPSLPPCSVQFSAAGLIKNCSNITCPPNATCVNDTICTCLDGFQPHWRYSFPNLTETCEDNGTPRPIPDSSRARVPAINCSAEFEQLKKRHGNSCVQGERSGDNSSFCSFFNSAFTTLRSACGDGNAAVPLTEKVHSLNSILNSSFLLTNGTNRVVLESMMYLLKGMEVVVLAAALQSPEITQKVETNSTAVETRLVTEDNCRQHGEPLRLSAHGDIMAVDCSDVFRNNKTGAVAFIAYSTLRPIFNERHPNMGNSSAEGHSRLISMVVSGAVGNGSPVNLSKPANFTLNHEPKKEEEKAVCAYWKSEGQEGEWSPEGCSTLPVNDTHTTCSCNHLSSFAILAAPGDVLESYPLTIITYVGLALSLLCLLLAILTFLLCRSIWSVSTSIHLQLCLCLFLGNLLFLSGVKKTEWEVACKVIAGLLHFLFLACFTWMSLEGLHLFLTVRNLKVVNYTSASRFKKRYMYPFGYGFPALIVAISAAIKPDGYGTSQHCWLSLKSGFRWSFLGPVCAIILINMIFFALTLWILRDRLSTLNTDVSTLRNHRLLTFKAIAQVFILGCTWSLGLLQFGPAAKVMAYLFTIINLLQGPFIFLVHCLLNRQVREEYRRWFSRIQTSSMKSESYDISMSTVHTSSSKAAWQTPKLEASGTS from the exons ATGGGGACCCAAGGTGTCGTGCATCCATTTG TATTTCTCCTCATGATCCTCGTCCCCTCTCTGCCACCCTGCAGCGTTCAATTTTCAGCAG CAGGTCTCATCAAGAACTGCTCTAATATAACATGCCCACCAAATGCCACGTGTGTGAACGACACTATTTGCACCTGCCTGGATGGATTCCAGCCACATTGGCGCTATTCCTTCCCCAATTTAACTGAGACCTGTGAAGATAATGGGACTCCCCGACCTATCCCAGACAGCTCACGTGCTCGGG TCCCTGCCATAAACTGCAGCGCTGAGTTCGAACAACTGAAAAAGAGGCATGGGAATTCCTGCGTACAG GGAGAGCGGAGTGGTGACAACAGCAGTTTCTGCTCTTTCTTTAATTCAGCCTTCACAACTCTGAGGTCTGCATGTGGAGATGGGAATGCAGCAGTACCCCTGACG GAAAAGGTTCACTCCTTGAACTCCATCCTGAACAGCAGCTTTCTCTTGACCAATGGAACCAATAGGGTGGTGTTGGAGTCCATGATGTATCTGCTGAAGGGTATGGAAGTAGTCGTGCTGGCCGCTGCGCTCCAGTCTCCGGAGATCACACAGAAAGTGGAGACTAATTCTACAG CTGTTGAGACACGGCTTGTCACAGAGGACAACTGCAGACAACACGGGGAGCCCTTGAGGCTGAGCGCTCATGGGGATATAATGGCTGTTGACTGTTCCGATGTCTTTAGAAATAACAAAACAG GGGCTGTTGCTTTTATTGCCTACTCCACCCTGAGACCCATCTTCAATGAGAGACATCCCAACATGGGCAACAGCTCAGCTGAGGGTCACAGCCGTCTCATCTCCatggtggtgagtggagctgttGGAAATGGGAGCCCCGTTAACCTCTCCAAACCTGCAAACTTCACGCTGAATCATGAG CccaaaaaggaggaggaaaaagccGTCTGCGCCTACTGGAAATCAGAGGGCCAGGAAGGCGAATGGTCTCCTGAaggctgcagcaccctgcccgTGAACGACACTCACACCACCTGCAGCTGCAACCATCTCTCCAGCTTCGCCATCCTAGCTGCTCCTGGCGATGTGCTG GAGAGTTACCCACTGACCATCATCACCTACGTgggcctggccctctccctgctgtgcctcctCCTCGCCATCCTCACCTTCCTCCTGTGCCGCTCCATCTGGAGCGTCAGCACCTCCATCCACCTGCAGCTTTgcctctgcctcttcctgggcAACCTCCTCTTCCTCAGCGGAGTGAAAAAGACCGAATGGGAG GTGGCCTGTAAGGTCATTGCTGGCCTCCTGCACTTCCTCTTCCTGGCCTGCTTCACCTGGATGTCCCTGGAGGGGCTGCACCTCTTCCTCACCGTCAGGAACCTGAAGGTGGTGAATTACACCAGCGCCAGCCGGTTCAAGAAGAGATACATGTACCCGTTTGGCTACGGATTCCCAGCCCTGATAGTGGCTATTTCTGCAGCAATCAAGCCAGATGGCTACGGAACTTCCCAACA ctgctggctcagCCTGAAGAGTGGCTTTCGCTGGAGCTTCCTGGGACCAGTCTGTGCTATAATCCTT ATAAATATGATATTCTTTGCTCTGACCCTGTGGATCCTGAGAGACCGACTCTCCACCCTCAACACGGATGTGTCCACCCTCAGAAACCACAG GCTACTGACCTTTAAAGCCATTGCCCAGGTCTTCATTCTGGGCTGTACGTGGAGCCTTGGTCTCCTGCAGTTTGGCCCAGCAGCCAAGGTCATGGCGTATTTATTCACCATCATCAACTTGCTGCAGGGACCCTTCATCTTCCTGGTGCACTGTCTGCTCAATCGCCAG GTGAGAGAGGAGTACAGGAGATGGTTCAGCAGAATCCAAACATCCAGCATGAAATCTGAGTCATACGACATATCCATGTCAACTGTCCACACCAGCAGCTCCAAGGCGGCGTGGCAGACCCCTAAactggaagcttcaggaacctCCTAG